TGACCTCCACAGCCTGCGATCAGCGCAGGTACTTGTGTGGCGCAAAAGGTCCAGTATCTACCTGGCCGTTACGAAAATTGACGGGCGCGAGCTACAGAGCCGAATCCCGGCTCCCTCCGACTGACCAGGGCTAACTTGAGGGGATCGATATACGGAATGTCGATCCATGTCCCGGCCTCGATTGAAGCAGTATCAGCTCGCCACCGTGATAGTCCTCCACGATGCGCTTGGCGAGGCTCAGTCCGAGGCCCCAACCTCTCGTCTTGGTCGAGAATCCAGGACGGAAGATGAACTTCCATTCGCGCCGGTCAATGCCCTTGCCAGTGTCCTCGACATCCACATGCACTTGTTCGCCCTCTCGTCGCGCGCGAACCTCGATCCTGCCCTCTCCTCCTTCCAGAGCATCCAGGGCGTTCTTGAGCAAATTCTCCACGACCCACTCAAATAACTCCGGGTTCAGCGGGACTGTTAAACCCGGTTCCAGATCGACAACAAGCTGAACGTCTTTCCCTTTCCGCGGCAACCTGCGCTGCATGTAGTCGACGGTGCTACCGACCACTGATTCCAGGCTCTCCACCGACAGTCTCGGCATAGAACCGATGTCCGAGAATCTGCTTGCGACGCGCTTCAATCGTTCGACATCCTTGTCTATTTCGTCGACAGCATCCTTTCGCTGGTCTTTCCCGACATCATCGGATCGCAAGATCTCGGTCCAGCCCATCAGGCTCGAAATCGGAGTCCCCAGCTGATGTGCCGCCTCCTTGGCCATCCCAACCCACAGGCTGCTCTGCTCACTTCGCCGCACGTAGGAGAACCCGAGATAGCCAACGAGAATGAACAGTCCGACGAACAGAAACTGGATGTACGGATACCACCGCAGCTCACGGACCATCTGTGATTCACCGTAGTGAACCTGTTGCGTCAGCCCGATTTCCGGCATCCCCGGAAACGTGATTTCGATCAGAATGGGTGCGTACGTAGAGTCCATGTCGGCGATTCGCGACCGTATGCGTACGGAATCCCTGGATGACAGACTATTGCCGGCGGAATCGAGTCCGTGCAAGTTGCGCCAACTCAGGATTTCACCCGTCCGCCCGTCGGTCACGATCGCCGGAATGTCGAAGGCATTGGGGACGAGGATGTCGTCCATGATGAAACTGAGCTCACTGGCCGGCGGCATGCTCTGGGCCCAGGAGATCGCTTCCAGCAGGGCCGGCAGCCGATCTGCGGACGTGTTCTCACCGGCCGGCGGCATCGCCCGGAGCCGACTCTGAATCTCAGACAGTTCAGCCTGATAGGGATTGACTGATTGGAGCTGGGCCTTGGGCAGTTGAACCAGGGCGTTGGCCCAGAGGCGAACGAC
The nucleotide sequence above comes from Rhodothermales bacterium. Encoded proteins:
- a CDS encoding HAMP domain-containing histidine kinase, with protein sequence MKAYRVSAKLKIGLILFAIVIAVVSLAYTHQLVNRLKDREQSVVRLWANALVQLPKAQLQSVNPYQAELSEIQSRLRAMPPAGENTSADRLPALLEAISWAQSMPPASELSFIMDDILVPNAFDIPAIVTDGRTGEILSWRNLHGLDSAGNSLSSRDSVRIRSRIADMDSTYAPILIEITFPGMPEIGLTQQVHYGESQMVRELRWYPYIQFLFVGLFILVGYLGFSYVRRSEQSSLWVGMAKEAAHQLGTPISSLMGWTEILRSDDVGKDQRKDAVDEIDKDVERLKRVASRFSDIGSMPRLSVESLESVVGSTVDYMQRRLPRKGKDVQLVVDLEPGLTVPLNPELFEWVVENLLKNALDALEGGEGRIEVRARREGEQVHVDVEDTGKGIDRREWKFIFRPGFSTKTRGWGLGLSLAKRIVEDYHGGELILLQSRPGHGSTFRISIPSS